In Brevibacillus marinus, the genomic window GAGACAACCCTTACCCGTAAACACTTTTCCCTGGAGGAGGTGTGTTTAGCGTGGGAGGGTTTTCTGCTTTTTATGGGTAAGGTCAACTGCAGACCAATAAAGAAAACGCAGGGAGGAGATTGCACATGAAATGGAAAAAGTGGGTCAATGCCGCGCTTGGCACAGCCTTGTTGACGTCAGTGGCGTTGGCTGGCTGTTCGTCTTCCGAGGGAAGCGGAAATACGAGCAGCGCAGGGGGCGGCGAAAAAAGTTCAGAAGGTTATGGCAACATCGCATTGTATTCTCCGGAGACACCCGATATGACCAAAGAGATCGGTCTCAGTTTTGAAAAGGCTTTCAGCGGTTCGACGGTCAATGTCCAATACGGCGGAACCAACGTCATCGTCAACCGGCTGATCGCCGAAAAAGACAACCCCATGGGCGACGTGTGGTACGGCGGCGGAGGGTTTTTGCCGTTTGAATCAGCCAAACCAAAAGGAATCATTACAGCTTATACGCCGGAAATCGCCAAAGACTGGCCGGTCGAGCGGGACGGCATCCAGATTCGCGACAAGGACTGGCAGTGGATCGGGGCGGAGATATTTGTGCTTGGCTTCGTTTACAACACCGATTTGGTGAAACCGGAGGATCTGCCGAAAACCTGGGATGACCTGCTCGATCCAAAATGGAAAGGGCAAATCCAGATGTCCAATCCGGCTGCCTCCGGTACCGCCACGCTGACGGTGCTCAGTCAGCTGATGCGGCTGGGCGAAGAACAAGGCTGGGAGTACTTCAACAAACTGGTCGATCAGGTAAGCGCGCTGCCCGACTCCGGTTCCGCACCGGCCAAAGCGGTCGCCAAAGGGGAAGCGCAGATTGGGATCGCGTTTGACTTCATGGCCTACGAGATGAAAGCGAAGGGCGAAAAGGTTGATTTTGTCGTGCCGGAAACGACGCCGATCATCGTCAACCCGGTATCGCTCGTCGCTGACGGACCCAACCCGGAAGGCGGAAAGGCGCTGATCGACTACCTGCTGTCGAAGGAAGGGCAGCAAATCCTGGCCAACTGGTACCACATCCCGATCTCACCGGAAGTTGAGTCCAAAACGCCGCTCACCCTGGAGAACGTGCTGCCGCACGCCCAGAAGTTGGATGTGCAGTGGGTGGTGGACAACTACGATCGCATCCGCAACGAATGGCGTCAGCGGTTCCAGTAATTTTGCAAAAAGGAGGCTCTTCCGTGGGTTCAGTCAAGATTGAACATCTGAGCAAAGAATTTAACGGCGTGCCGGCACTGGAAGATGTCAACCTGGAGATCCGAGAGGGCGAGTTTTTCGCCCTGCTCGGCCCTTCGGGGTGCGGCAAGACGACAACCATGCGCTGCATCGCGGGGTTTGAAACGCCGACAACAGGAAAAATCTACATCGGCGAGCAGGACGTCAGCCACATCCCGGCCAATCAACGCAACTGCGGAATGGTTTTTCAGAGCTACGCCTTGTTTCCCCATCTGACGGTGTTTGAAAACGTCGCTTACAGCTTGAACGTACGCCGTTTTTACGAAGGCGGCTGGGGGACGAAGCTGGCGGTACTGGCGAACCTGCTCAATCGCAGGCTGGGCCGTCTCAATAAAGAAACGGAAAAGAAAGTGCGCGACATGCTCGACTTTGTCGAATTGGGGCACCTCGCAGACCGCCTGCCGAGCGAACTCTCCGGCGGACAGCAGCAGCGGGTCGCGCTGGCGCGGGCGTTGGTGATGGAGCCGGCTGTGCTCTTGATGGATGAGCCGCTGTCCAACCTGGACAAGAAGCTGCGTAACGTCATGCGGGTGACCATCCGGGAAATCCAGCAAAAAGTAGGGATTACGACCATCTTCGTCACACACGATCAGGAAGAAGCGATGAGCATGGCCGACAGGGTGGCTGTCATGCAGGGCGGGAAGTTGGTCCAGGTCGACACCCCGACCGCTCTCTACAGCAACCCCGTCAACTCGTTTGTGGCGGACTTCGTCGGCTCGTCCAATCTGTTTGCCGCCGTCGTCAAACCGGCCGACCCCGGGCAAAAGGGAACCGTTGTCGTGCTGGAAGGCAGCAAGCCCTTGCACTCCGCGTTTATGACCAAGAAAACCGAGGCACAGGTGCTGATTCGGCCGGAGAGCATCCGTCTCTTGCGGGCGGATCAACCGGCGGCGGGTGTTAACGTGCTGGAAGGAACGGTCCAGATGGCGACCTACCTGGGGCCGACCATCCGCTACGACGTGAAGGTGGGCGAACTGCAGTTTGCCGTGGATGCGACGTTTGACGCAAGACCGCCGCTGACTCCCGGAACCGCAGTAAAACTGGAGATTGATCCGGAACGCGTGGTGATTCTATGAGCCAGCCAGCTCTCACCCCTCAGCCCAAGTCCGGTTTGCGCGGGGCGAAGAACAGCCGCTTTGCTGTTAACGGGTTCACGTTGTTAAAGTGGATCGTTTATGTCTTCTTTTTGCTGTTCCTGCTCGTTCCGCTGTTTTCCATTTTGCTGGTCAGCCTGACCGGACAGCCGATGAACATCTTCGGCAGCTTCGTCAGCACGAAGATTCTCGGCTCGACGCTGGAAAAGCTGGCGCAGGTTTCCTTGGACGCTTACGCCGCGCTGTTTAAACCGGACAGCAACTACTTTGCCGCCCTGCTCAACAGTTTGCAGCTGGCTACCGGCGTAGCCGTGCTGGTGACGATTTGCGTGTTGCCGATCGCCTATGGGTTTGCCCGCACCACCATGCCGTTTAAAACGTTCTTTGCGGCGCTGTGTACGGTGCCGCTGGTCGTGCCGACGTTTATTTCCTCGTACGCCTTCACGCTGATGTTCGGCAAGACAGGCTGGGTCAACCACATCTACCGCGCGCTCGGCGGAGAAGGGGTGCTGTTTGACATCCAGTCGATGCTGGGCATTGTCCTGGTGCAGGTGTTTTTCTTCTTTCCATACGCTTTGTGGCCGATGGTGGCCGCCTTTAAAATCAGCGACCTGACGCTGGAAGAAGCTTCGCAAAACCTTGGCGCGAAAAGCTGGTACACCTTTTTGCGGGTGACCCTGCCGTTGGCCATGCCGGGGATCGTCTCCAGCATGCTGTTAATCTTCACCGTCAGCTTTTCGGACTTCGGTACGCCGATCATTCTCGCGCCGAAAGACCTGAACCTGATCGTGGTGGAGGCGTATCGGGAAATCGCCGGCTTCTACAACTGGGCCGGTTCGGCGGTCCTGACGGTCGTCATGCTGCTGGTTGCCGGATTCTTCTTCTGGCTGCAGCGTTTGGTGCTGCGCGGCAAGGAGTACGGCACGATCTCGGGAAAGCCGACGACACAAAAGCTGAACGACCACAAAGGGGTGGTCTACACGCTGACCGTCTACACCTTTTTGGTGCTGCTGGTGCCGCTGCTGGCCATCGGGTCGGTGTTTCTCTCCTCGCTGGCGACAACCTGGGGCCACCACGCGCTGCCGGACGGCTACACCCTGCAGCACTACCTGACGATATTCAGCACTTCCTCGAAGAACATCGTCAACAGTTTGCTCTTGGCAGCCGGGGCGCTCGTGTTGAGCGTCGTGCTGGCCACCTTTGTCTCCTATTTCGTGGTGCGCCGCGGTTCCGGCGGGCTTGATTTTATTTCCTCCATCCCCCTGATCGTACCGGGGATTGCCCTCGGGATCGCGCTGATTCAGACCTTTAACACGGCCCCGCTGCACTTGACGGGAACGGCCCTGCTTTTGATCATCGCTTACACGATTCGCCGGATGCCGTACATGATCCGCTCGACGATGAGCGCGATGATGGCGATCCGCAAAGACATCGAAGAAGCGGCCATCAGTCTGGGCGCGTCCAATCTGTTCGCGGCGATCACCGTGATCGGGCCGCTGATGCTGCCGGGAATCGCCGCCGGGGCGATCCTCGTCTTCGTCACGGTGATCAAAGAAACCAGCATCTCGATTCTGCTCGCGCCGACCGATTGGGCGCCGATGAGTTTGGCCGTGTTCCAGAACTTGCTCCGCGGCGAGTACTACACCGCGTCGGCGATGGCGATTTTGATCATCGCGATTGTCATCCTGCTGCAGTACGTGGCGAAAAAGCTGACCAAAGACCAGCTGTACTAAACGAGGAGAAGTGGAGCGAGGCTGATGAGAGGGTTTATCTTTGATCTGGATGGCACGGTTTACCTGGGTGAACGGCTGATTCCGGGAGCGGCGGAGGCGATCCAAACGCTGCGGGAGCGGGGGGATAAGGTCGTCTTCCTCTCCAACAAGCCGATTGCTACGCGGATGTCCTACGCGGCCAAACTGACGAGAATGGGAATCCCGACCAAGGTGGAGGATGTCCTCAATTCCTCCCTGATCGTCGCCCGGTACCTGAAACAGCGGATCAAAAGCGGCGAGCGCGTGCTGGTGATCGGGGAAGAACCGATTCGCGAAGAACTGCGCCAATGCGGGATCCCGCTCAGCAGCGATCCGCGTGAGGTCGCCTATGTCGTTTTGTCCTGGGATCGCCAGTTTTCCTACGACAAGCTGAACGATCTCTACCAGGCGGCGGTGAACGGCGCGGTTGTGATCGCCTCCAACCCGGATCGCACGTGTCCGCTGGAAGACGGACAAATCCCCGATACGGGGGCGTTGATCGGCGCGCTGGAAGCGGCCACCGGCCGACCGGTCGATCTGGTCGTCGGCAAGCCATCGCCGATTGCCGCCGAGGCCGCCGTCCGGCACCTCGGTCTGGACTATGCCGACTGCTACATGGTCGGAGACCGGCTGGAAACCGACATCAAGATGGGGAACGACACCGGCATGCACTCCGTTCTCGTCCTGACCGGGATCAGCACGCGGGAAATGGCCGAATCGAGCGAGTACAAACCGCGCTATATCATCGACAGCATAAAAGACATCGTCCACCTATGATCGGCAATGGTATAATAGGGCCACAGACGTCCATGGAGGTTGTTGATGTGTACCCTATTGTAGATCTGGTGGAACATCAGACGATCGCTGCCGTGCAAGCGGAGCAGGATCTGGATGACGCGCTGGGGAGCAAGGTCAACATCATCTTTTTGTTGACCGGTTCCATCTTCAACATCAAGGAACTGGTCGACAAAATCAAAGCGGCGGGGAAACAGGTTTTTCTGCACATGGAGTTTGTCGAAGGAATCGCCCCTGACAAGAGCGGGGTGACCTATGTCGCCCGAAACATCGCTCCCACCGGGATTATCTCCACGCGGAGCAACCTGATCCGGGTGGCGAAAGAACTGGAGCTGATGGCGATTCAGCGGATCTTCCTGATCGACCGCAATGCCGTGGTCAAGGGGATCAAAGTGGTCGAACAGAGTCAGCCGGATGCGGTGGAAGTGATGCCGGGCGTCATGCCGCGGGTGATCCGGGAAATCACGACGATGACGCCGCTGCCGATCATCGCCGGCGGTTTGGTCGGCACGCAGGCGGAGATCGATGAAGCGTTGGCGGCCGGGGCTTTGGCCGTCTCCGTCGGCACGAAAGAACTTTGGCGATAACAACAGGATAGCGGGCAAAAAGGGACAGAGACGAGGAGAAGACCCCTTTGGAACGCGCAGCTTGCTCAAGCCAAGCTGTCGTTTCCAATGGGGTTGTTTGTTTTTGAATGGGATCAATCAGCAGGGAAATACCTATCCCAGTAACAAAAGCAGTTTCCCGAGGACAAGGAGGACTACCGTGAAACGACGATTTTCCATGCAGGCTCGTGCGAAAATACTGGAAGAGATGGCAGCGGCCGAACTGGATCTGCTCGTGATTGGCGGAGGGATCACCGGGGCCGGGATTGCCCTGGACGCCAGCATTCGCGGCCTGAACGTGGGGCTGGTGGAAAAAAGCGATTTTGCCTCCGGCACGAGCAGCCGCTCCACCAAGCTGATCCATGGCGGACTCCGCTATTTGAAGCAGGGAGAAGTAAAACTGGTGCGGGAAGTAGGGCGGGAGCGGGCGATTCTCTACCGCAACGCGCCGCATATCGTAACCGCCGCTCCCATGCTGCTACCCATTTACAAGGGCGGCACGTACGGCTATCTCGCGTCGTCGCTTGGGCTTTACCTCTACGACTGGCTGGCCGGCGTGGAGCGCAAAGAGCGGCGCCGGATGCTGGACAGAGAGGAAGCGAGACGGCAGGAGCCGCTGTTGAAAACGGAGGGATTGCAAGGCGCGGGACTGTACTACGAATACCGCACGGACGACGCCCGGCTCACCCTGGATCTCGTGAAAACAGCGGTACAGCACGGGGCGCGGGTGAGCAATTACGCCGAGGTGAGATCGTTTCTCTACCGCGACGGACAGGTCATTGGCGCGGTGGTCGAAGAACGCAGATCAGGCAGGCAATACCAGCTCTACGCCAAACAGATTGTCAATGCAGCCGGTCCCTGGGTGGATGAACTGCGCAAACGGGACGGTTCGCTCACGGGCAAACGGTTGTTTTTGACGAAGGGCGTACACTTGGTGGTCGCCTACGATCGCCTGCCCGTCAAACAGGCCGCCTATTTCGACACGCCGGACGGGCGAATGGTGTTTGTCATTCCGCGCGGCCGCATCACCTACATCGGTACGACCGATACGGCGTATGACCTGGCGATTGACGCGCCCCGCACCACCGAGGAAGACCGGGATTATCTGTTGCGGGCGGTGAATGCGATGTTCCCCTCGGTGGCTTTGACGAAAGCAGACGTGCTCTCCCATTGGGCCGGGTTGCGTCCCCTGATCTATGAAGCGGGCAAGGGTCCGTCGGAGCTGTCTCGCAAAGACGAGATTTTTGTCTCCGATTCCGGCCTGATTACGATCGCCGGCGGAAAGCTGACCGGATTCCGCAAAATGGCGGAAAAGGTGGTCGATCTGGTAGCGGCGAACCTGCGCCGCATCGATGGCCGGAGCTATCCCCCCTGTTCAACCGAGCGAGTGGTCATCAGCGGCGGAGAGCGGCTGGGGCATGCCTCCTATGAAGCATGCAAACAGGAGCTGTTGACAAGCGGTACGGACAGAGGGATCGATCGGCAGACGGTGACGGAATGGATCGAGACATACGGGTCCAACACGCTGCAGATCTACGAGCGGTATGATGCGCTGAAACGCGCGAACGATCAGCGCCCGGGAGAGGAGCTTGCCTTGCAAGCGCAGCTGCTGTACTCGCTGGAGGAGGAAATGACGGTGACGGCGGCAGATTTTTTGCGCCTGCGGACGGGGTGGACCTATTTTCATCTGCAGAAGGCGGAAAGCAAGCGCGACTTGGTGTTGGCGCTGATGGGGGAACTGGCCGGCTGGGAGGAAAGCGAACGGAATAGACAGCGCCAGGAGGTGGAACAGCTTTTCCGGATGATCCGCCACCTGCCGAAAAGCGACCAGGAGCTCCGCGAACAGCAGGAACAAGCGGGCGGACACACAGGTTGAGCGGTCTGCGGACGGGAAGGTGGCTCGCCGCGGTGGTGCTCCACCGGCCGTCGTCTCGCACAACCTCGCACAACCGACTGTTGTCTCGTACAACCGGCAGTTGTCGCGCACAACCGGCTGTTGTGTTCATTCGGCGGCGGCTTCGCTCAAAGGAAGACGGGGATGACCCTGCGGGTGCGTGGGCATCCCCGTGTGTTTTTTCGTTAGCGTTCCGCGCTTGCCGTGTGCGGCTGGTTTCGCTTGACGAGCGGCAGCAGCAGTTTTTTCAGCCAGGCCACCAGATCGTCGAGCAGCGTATAGACCACCGGGATGACGATCAACGTCAGCAGCGTGGAGCAGATCAAGCCGCCGATGACCACCGTGGCCAGCGGCGCCTGGCTTTCCCCTCCTTCGCCCCAGCCGAGCGCCAAGGGAAGCAGGGCGAGGGAAGTGGTGAGGGTGGTCATCACAATCGGCCGCAGGCGAACCGGACCGGCGGTTAAAACCGCAGTTTCCCGGTCGATCCCTTGTCTGCGCTGCACGTTGATAAAGTCAATCAGCACGATCGCATTGCGCACGACGATCCCCACGAGCAACACCACGCCGATCACGGCCGGGACACTGAGCGGCCGCCCGGTTACCCACAAACTGAACAGCGCGCCGGTAAAGGAGAGGGGAACCGACAAAATGATCGAGAGCGGATGGACGAGCGATTCAAACTGTGCCGCCAAAATCATGTAGACGAGCGCCACAGCCAGTGCGAAAGCGAACAGCAGCGCCTGGAACGACTCCGCCATTTGCGCGTCTTGTCCTTGTTTTTCGATCACGTATCCGGCAGGCAGGGGAAATGATG contains:
- a CDS encoding extracellular solute-binding protein; protein product: MKWKKWVNAALGTALLTSVALAGCSSSEGSGNTSSAGGGEKSSEGYGNIALYSPETPDMTKEIGLSFEKAFSGSTVNVQYGGTNVIVNRLIAEKDNPMGDVWYGGGGFLPFESAKPKGIITAYTPEIAKDWPVERDGIQIRDKDWQWIGAEIFVLGFVYNTDLVKPEDLPKTWDDLLDPKWKGQIQMSNPAASGTATLTVLSQLMRLGEEQGWEYFNKLVDQVSALPDSGSAPAKAVAKGEAQIGIAFDFMAYEMKAKGEKVDFVVPETTPIIVNPVSLVADGPNPEGGKALIDYLLSKEGQQILANWYHIPISPEVESKTPLTLENVLPHAQKLDVQWVVDNYDRIRNEWRQRFQ
- a CDS encoding ABC transporter ATP-binding protein → MGSVKIEHLSKEFNGVPALEDVNLEIREGEFFALLGPSGCGKTTTMRCIAGFETPTTGKIYIGEQDVSHIPANQRNCGMVFQSYALFPHLTVFENVAYSLNVRRFYEGGWGTKLAVLANLLNRRLGRLNKETEKKVRDMLDFVELGHLADRLPSELSGGQQQRVALARALVMEPAVLLMDEPLSNLDKKLRNVMRVTIREIQQKVGITTIFVTHDQEEAMSMADRVAVMQGGKLVQVDTPTALYSNPVNSFVADFVGSSNLFAAVVKPADPGQKGTVVVLEGSKPLHSAFMTKKTEAQVLIRPESIRLLRADQPAAGVNVLEGTVQMATYLGPTIRYDVKVGELQFAVDATFDARPPLTPGTAVKLEIDPERVVIL
- a CDS encoding ABC transporter permease translates to MSQPALTPQPKSGLRGAKNSRFAVNGFTLLKWIVYVFFLLFLLVPLFSILLVSLTGQPMNIFGSFVSTKILGSTLEKLAQVSLDAYAALFKPDSNYFAALLNSLQLATGVAVLVTICVLPIAYGFARTTMPFKTFFAALCTVPLVVPTFISSYAFTLMFGKTGWVNHIYRALGGEGVLFDIQSMLGIVLVQVFFFFPYALWPMVAAFKISDLTLEEASQNLGAKSWYTFLRVTLPLAMPGIVSSMLLIFTVSFSDFGTPIILAPKDLNLIVVEAYREIAGFYNWAGSAVLTVVMLLVAGFFFWLQRLVLRGKEYGTISGKPTTQKLNDHKGVVYTLTVYTFLVLLVPLLAIGSVFLSSLATTWGHHALPDGYTLQHYLTIFSTSSKNIVNSLLLAAGALVLSVVLATFVSYFVVRRGSGGLDFISSIPLIVPGIALGIALIQTFNTAPLHLTGTALLLIIAYTIRRMPYMIRSTMSAMMAIRKDIEEAAISLGASNLFAAITVIGPLMLPGIAAGAILVFVTVIKETSISILLAPTDWAPMSLAVFQNLLRGEYYTASAMAILIIAIVILLQYVAKKLTKDQLY
- a CDS encoding HAD-IIA family hydrolase encodes the protein MRGFIFDLDGTVYLGERLIPGAAEAIQTLRERGDKVVFLSNKPIATRMSYAAKLTRMGIPTKVEDVLNSSLIVARYLKQRIKSGERVLVIGEEPIREELRQCGIPLSSDPREVAYVVLSWDRQFSYDKLNDLYQAAVNGAVVIASNPDRTCPLEDGQIPDTGALIGALEAATGRPVDLVVGKPSPIAAEAAVRHLGLDYADCYMVGDRLETDIKMGNDTGMHSVLVLTGISTREMAESSEYKPRYIIDSIKDIVHL
- a CDS encoding glycerol-3-phosphate responsive antiterminator, translating into MYPIVDLVEHQTIAAVQAEQDLDDALGSKVNIIFLLTGSIFNIKELVDKIKAAGKQVFLHMEFVEGIAPDKSGVTYVARNIAPTGIISTRSNLIRVAKELELMAIQRIFLIDRNAVVKGIKVVEQSQPDAVEVMPGVMPRVIREITTMTPLPIIAGGLVGTQAEIDEALAAGALAVSVGTKELWR
- a CDS encoding glycerol-3-phosphate dehydrogenase/oxidase; the encoded protein is MKRRFSMQARAKILEEMAAAELDLLVIGGGITGAGIALDASIRGLNVGLVEKSDFASGTSSRSTKLIHGGLRYLKQGEVKLVREVGRERAILYRNAPHIVTAAPMLLPIYKGGTYGYLASSLGLYLYDWLAGVERKERRRMLDREEARRQEPLLKTEGLQGAGLYYEYRTDDARLTLDLVKTAVQHGARVSNYAEVRSFLYRDGQVIGAVVEERRSGRQYQLYAKQIVNAAGPWVDELRKRDGSLTGKRLFLTKGVHLVVAYDRLPVKQAAYFDTPDGRMVFVIPRGRITYIGTTDTAYDLAIDAPRTTEEDRDYLLRAVNAMFPSVALTKADVLSHWAGLRPLIYEAGKGPSELSRKDEIFVSDSGLITIAGGKLTGFRKMAEKVVDLVAANLRRIDGRSYPPCSTERVVISGGERLGHASYEACKQELLTSGTDRGIDRQTVTEWIETYGSNTLQIYERYDALKRANDQRPGEELALQAQLLYSLEEEMTVTAADFLRLRTGWTYFHLQKAESKRDLVLALMGELAGWEESERNRQRQEVEQLFRMIRHLPKSDQELREQQEQAGGHTG